From a region of the Actinomadura luzonensis genome:
- a CDS encoding transaldolase family protein, translated as MKLFLDSADPAEIEQALERGLIEGVTTNPSVLRAATGTSSMTQLKKIARLLGDHPPHLPFSVQVMADSPEETVRQALSVADELAYKSLVIKVSCGWEALRAVHRLARDGFQVNVTACMTTAQGLLAAAAGARYVSFFAGKMSDAGMDPRTVVAQSVPLLEKHGVEVILGSLRRSYDVTELALAGAHVVTVPWRFLRPLAEHPKTAEAIDLFAADFQPLVAGQPG; from the coding sequence ATGAAACTGTTTCTGGACTCGGCTGATCCCGCCGAGATCGAACAAGCTCTGGAACGGGGTCTGATCGAGGGCGTGACGACAAATCCCTCGGTACTCCGGGCCGCCACGGGAACATCCAGCATGACGCAGCTCAAGAAAATCGCCCGGCTGCTCGGTGATCACCCACCGCACCTCCCCTTTTCCGTTCAGGTGATGGCGGACAGCCCCGAGGAGACGGTCCGGCAGGCGCTTTCCGTCGCCGACGAGCTGGCCTACAAATCGCTCGTCATCAAGGTGTCCTGCGGCTGGGAGGCGTTGCGCGCGGTCCACCGGCTGGCCCGCGACGGCTTCCAGGTCAACGTGACCGCCTGCATGACCACGGCGCAGGGGCTGCTGGCCGCCGCGGCCGGCGCGCGGTACGTGTCGTTCTTCGCGGGGAAGATGAGCGACGCCGGAATGGATCCGCGAACGGTCGTGGCGCAGTCGGTCCCGCTGCTGGAGAAACACGGCGTCGAGGTCATCTTGGGCAGTTTGCGGCGCTCGTACGACGTCACCGAACTCGCCCTGGCCGGCGCGCATGTCGTGACCGTTCCCTGGCGTTTCCTGCGGCCGCTGGCCGAGCACCCCAAAACGGCCGAGGCAATCGATCTGTTCGCCGCGGACTTCCAGCCGCTCGTGGCGGGGCAGCCGGGATGA
- a CDS encoding nucleoside-diphosphate kinase — protein MNDVLDRWVHPLAENGTWRALSTLPEKFQHFATDSAFRESWRTAVEVLGADALPFFQRLAIITIKPDGVLSRKADACLDYLAAHDFVPVHAEMFWYDRPTARDLWRFQWNVATQDRIELTDLILYRTQAMTVFLMDVSDPLAIPAAPRLIRLKGSAFPEDRDPVQLREVLGAPNRVAVLVHCPDEPMDIVRELGVVFDRATLAEIYATLATAFRSPAPQDMTVPVEKLYTGTPQVSLDVDRAVAGLFDRLRGEAGPGGRAAAALLRARQGVPLEWRSWAADVAAAGLSPTDWETVLIASQYIQHDLPGSKTLIRETGRRRWLAGEGLMRAPGA, from the coding sequence ATGAACGACGTTCTCGACCGATGGGTTCATCCGCTCGCGGAGAACGGCACCTGGCGCGCTCTGAGCACTTTGCCGGAGAAATTTCAGCATTTCGCGACGGATTCCGCGTTCCGGGAGAGCTGGCGCACGGCCGTCGAGGTCCTCGGCGCCGACGCCCTGCCGTTCTTCCAGCGGTTGGCGATCATCACGATCAAGCCCGACGGCGTGTTGTCCAGGAAGGCGGACGCCTGCCTCGACTACCTCGCCGCGCACGACTTCGTGCCCGTGCACGCGGAGATGTTCTGGTACGACCGGCCGACGGCCCGCGACCTGTGGCGCTTCCAGTGGAACGTGGCGACGCAGGACCGCATCGAGCTCACCGACCTCATCCTCTACCGCACCCAGGCCATGACGGTCTTCCTGATGGACGTGAGCGACCCGCTCGCCATCCCGGCCGCCCCGCGCCTGATCCGGCTGAAGGGATCTGCCTTCCCCGAGGACCGTGATCCGGTCCAGCTGCGCGAGGTGCTCGGCGCGCCCAACCGCGTCGCCGTGCTCGTGCACTGCCCGGACGAGCCGATGGACATCGTCAGGGAGCTGGGCGTGGTCTTCGACCGGGCGACGCTGGCCGAGATCTACGCGACCCTGGCGACGGCCTTCCGCTCCCCCGCGCCGCAGGACATGACCGTCCCCGTGGAGAAGCTCTACACGGGCACGCCGCAGGTCAGCCTGGACGTCGACAGGGCGGTGGCCGGATTGTTCGATCGCCTGCGCGGCGAGGCCGGCCCCGGCGGCCGGGCGGCGGCCGCGCTGCTGCGGGCCAGGCAGGGCGTACCGCTGGAGTGGCGGAGCTGGGCGGCCGACGTCGCGGCGGCCGGGCTCTCCCCCACCGACTGGGAGACGGTGCTCATCGCGAGCCAGTACATCCAGCACGACCTGCCCGGCTCGAAGACCCTGATCAGGGAGACGGGACGCCGCCGATGGCTGGCCGGCGAGGGTCTGATGCGGGCTCCCGGGGCGTGA
- a CDS encoding aminoglycoside phosphotransferase family protein, producing the protein MLSWYARALAGDGIRRYGNYNVNIVLPDAGVVVRIPIEGGDARDLRLWPEPEALSALAPLVPRMPRLLHRSSRPPFQVHTFIAGTTLHDLAPRGRAVPAHVISDVVELMELLCRIPAGRVPPPPAGWPRTTAGFARLVAGATQHVADQVRASSYAPLYERLAIPDDPLAILGERWPEMAGRRFAPVHCDLHRKNLIVADGGTFFIDWELCLPHGDPVYDLAVHLSKMCYRGAEEDAVLRAWSGALPAAHIRGWEHDLRVYRAHETVKTALVDSFRYAKLIAAGADAAVPLASLTAKVNAAHEVWGTGLRLSGAAVGEAVSAVLAAAPPRLTPREPASDPRRPAIGGVPSP; encoded by the coding sequence ATGCTTTCCTGGTATGCACGGGCGCTGGCCGGCGACGGCATTCGTCGGTACGGGAACTACAATGTGAACATCGTGTTGCCGGACGCCGGGGTCGTCGTGCGCATCCCGATCGAGGGCGGCGACGCGCGCGATCTGCGCCTGTGGCCGGAGCCCGAGGCGTTGTCCGCCCTCGCCCCGCTCGTGCCGCGCATGCCGCGGCTGCTGCACCGCTCCAGCCGGCCGCCGTTCCAGGTGCACACGTTCATCGCGGGGACCACGCTGCACGATCTCGCGCCGCGCGGCCGCGCCGTCCCCGCGCACGTCATCAGCGACGTCGTGGAGCTGATGGAGCTGCTGTGCCGCATCCCGGCGGGCCGGGTCCCGCCGCCGCCCGCCGGCTGGCCGCGGACCACGGCCGGGTTCGCCCGCCTGGTGGCGGGGGCCACGCAGCACGTGGCCGACCAGGTGCGCGCGAGCTCCTACGCACCGCTCTACGAGCGGCTGGCGATCCCGGACGACCCGCTCGCAATATTGGGCGAGCGGTGGCCGGAAATGGCCGGGCGGCGGTTCGCGCCTGTGCATTGCGATCTGCACAGGAAGAATCTGATCGTGGCCGATGGCGGCACGTTCTTCATCGACTGGGAATTGTGCCTGCCGCACGGTGACCCGGTTTACGACCTGGCCGTGCACCTGTCGAAGATGTGTTATCGGGGCGCGGAGGAGGACGCCGTCCTGCGCGCCTGGAGCGGCGCGCTCCCAGCCGCGCACATTCGCGGCTGGGAACACGACCTACGCGTTTACCGGGCACACGAGACAGTCAAAACCGCTCTGGTGGACAGTTTCCGCTACGCCAAGCTCATCGCAGCGGGCGCGGACGCCGCCGTCCCGCTGGCGTCGCTCACCGCCAAGGTCAACGCCGCGCACGAGGTGTGGGGGACAGGGCTGCGGCTGAGCGGCGCGGCCGTCGGAGAGGCGGTGTCCGCGGTCCTCGCCGCCGCGCCGCCGCGGCTCACGCCCCGGGAGCCCGCATCAGACCCTCGCCGGCCAGCCATCGGCGGCGTCCCGTCTCCCTGA
- a CDS encoding nucleotidyltransferase domain-containing protein: protein MEWNPERQLGEAMAAAAVVARDYPDAGVYLGGATTAGLGTPMSDVDVFVVGRAGETRQVAVGERRADVEFVALERFAGDVRDFSRYRCHEDDFDQLARASAKRLDVVVRFCLGRVVTDPHGRLGELRDELRSSPGFARLVIARHSVDCGNLSEDLKGATALRDRGSADFLAQQLLLQAAQALLTSLGDLYMGQKWVWRRWERTAQKLAHPLLTGILTERGGAMATGHDVEAWVRRALHTAQDMLVMAATGTLYDPRPVDAAGARRDPWRMPLPLREGVTLSEPDGRNGVSCSDLGALLWGLSHGRTEEEAVSELMAVSGRPLPREEIAEYYDGLVACGVITRAAS from the coding sequence ATGGAATGGAACCCGGAACGCCAGCTCGGCGAGGCGATGGCCGCCGCCGCGGTCGTAGCCCGGGACTATCCGGATGCGGGCGTCTACCTCGGCGGCGCGACCACCGCGGGCCTCGGCACCCCGATGTCGGACGTGGACGTCTTCGTGGTCGGCCGCGCGGGGGAGACACGGCAGGTGGCGGTGGGCGAACGCAGGGCGGACGTGGAGTTCGTCGCCCTGGAGCGGTTCGCCGGCGACGTGCGCGACTTCAGCCGCTACCGCTGCCACGAGGACGACTTCGACCAGCTCGCGCGGGCGTCGGCCAAACGGCTGGACGTCGTCGTCCGGTTCTGCCTGGGGCGGGTCGTCACCGATCCCCACGGCCGCCTCGGCGAGCTACGGGACGAGCTGCGCTCCAGCCCTGGGTTCGCCCGGCTCGTCATCGCCCGCCACAGCGTCGACTGCGGCAACCTGTCGGAGGACCTCAAGGGCGCGACCGCCCTGCGCGACCGGGGCTCGGCCGACTTCCTCGCCCAGCAGCTCCTGCTGCAGGCCGCCCAGGCGCTGCTCACCTCGCTCGGCGACCTGTACATGGGACAGAAGTGGGTCTGGCGGCGCTGGGAACGCACCGCGCAGAAGCTGGCGCACCCCCTCCTCACCGGGATCCTGACGGAGCGCGGGGGCGCGATGGCCACTGGGCACGACGTCGAGGCGTGGGTCCGCCGCGCCCTGCACACCGCGCAGGACATGCTGGTCATGGCGGCGACCGGCACCCTCTACGACCCCCGCCCGGTGGACGCCGCCGGCGCCCGCCGGGACCCCTGGCGGATGCCGCTGCCGCTGCGCGAGGGCGTGACCCTGTCGGAGCCGGACGGGCGCAACGGGGTGAGCTGCAGCGACCTGGGCGCCCTGCTCTGGGGGCTGTCGCACGGCCGTACCGAGGAGGAGGCGGTGTCGGAGCTGATGGCGGTGTCCGGGCGGCCCCTGCCGCGCGAGGAGATCGCCGAGTACTATGACGGCCTGGTCGCCTGCGGTGTGATCACCCGTGCCGCGAGCTGA
- a CDS encoding MFS transporter: protein MPRADFARFWAAQAISGVGSQITVLALPILALNTLGVTPWELGLLNALQFAPLVLFTLVAGMLVDRHAPRPVLIWGNALAGVVLLALPALWTADLLSFWMVCVAGFLLGAFRVGIDVSVHSYPPYILSQDALVTANARLGVTYAATEVAGPGLAGLVLQLVRPAVALAADAVSYLVAAVLVSRTVVVRQHRRPARFRFADVLGGFAPAFRDPYLRAMVLLSSWFNLWGSAISTALMVYAVREARLDVRVIGLCLTVGGLGGLLGSAAAPRVGRIIGVGMTLRVSILVTLGGWFLIPWGGGAVLLCAGLAVQTFGDGLYNVFAMSLRQTVAEPERLGRINACYRLLSHGGIPLGALVAGLLMDVLSARQVLLVAACAATAGSVPLLLSRVFAVRDIESLAAARG, encoded by the coding sequence GTGCCGCGAGCTGACTTCGCCCGCTTCTGGGCGGCGCAGGCGATCTCGGGCGTGGGGTCGCAGATCACGGTCCTGGCTCTGCCGATCCTGGCGCTCAACACCCTCGGGGTGACGCCCTGGGAGCTGGGGCTGCTGAACGCGCTGCAGTTCGCGCCGCTGGTGCTGTTCACCCTGGTCGCCGGCATGCTGGTGGACCGGCACGCGCCCAGGCCGGTCCTGATCTGGGGCAACGCGCTCGCGGGCGTCGTCCTGCTCGCCCTGCCCGCGCTGTGGACGGCGGACCTGCTTTCCTTCTGGATGGTCTGCGTGGCCGGCTTCCTGCTGGGCGCCTTCCGCGTCGGCATCGACGTCAGCGTCCACTCCTACCCGCCCTACATCCTGAGCCAGGACGCGCTGGTGACCGCCAACGCGCGGCTGGGCGTGACCTACGCGGCCACCGAGGTCGCCGGTCCCGGCCTGGCGGGGCTCGTCCTGCAGCTCGTCAGGCCGGCCGTCGCGCTCGCGGCGGATGCCGTGTCCTACCTGGTGGCCGCCGTCCTGGTCAGCCGGACGGTCGTGGTGCGGCAGCACCGGCGGCCCGCGCGCTTCAGGTTCGCCGACGTTCTCGGCGGCTTCGCGCCGGCCTTCCGCGACCCGTACCTCCGCGCGATGGTCCTGCTGTCGTCCTGGTTCAACCTCTGGGGCAGCGCGATCTCGACCGCGCTGATGGTGTACGCCGTCAGGGAGGCCCGCCTCGACGTGCGGGTGATCGGCCTGTGCCTGACCGTGGGCGGGCTGGGCGGATTGCTGGGCTCGGCGGCGGCGCCGCGGGTGGGGCGGATCATCGGGGTCGGCATGACGCTCCGGGTGAGCATCCTCGTCACGCTGGGCGGGTGGTTCCTGATCCCGTGGGGCGGCGGAGCCGTCCTCCTCTGCGCCGGGCTCGCCGTGCAGACGTTCGGCGACGGGCTGTACAACGTCTTCGCGATGAGCCTGCGGCAGACCGTCGCCGAGCCGGAGCGGCTCGGCCGGATCAACGCGTGCTACCGGCTGCTCTCCCACGGCGGCATCCCGCTGGGCGCCCTGGTGGCGGGCCTGCTGATGGACGTGCTCAGCGCCCGGCAGGTGCTACTGGTGGCGGCCTGCGCGGCCACCGCCGGATCCGTGCCTCTCCTGCTCAGCCGGGTGTTCGCCGTCCGCGACATCGAGTCCCTGGCCGCGGCCCGCGGGTGA
- a CDS encoding helix-turn-helix transcriptional regulator, whose amino-acid sequence MDTLAAQLKTTAEDVRRILERLVGLSLVRAEHLPCGPFRAVRPQFGLSALLARSQAELHERQRQIESTREAIAALADEYLSVVQAGGEVVERLGDAVAARARLEEVRGQAQSECLSLTTSRSGTPAADRSWDQAALARGVGLRGVYQDSFSTDAAARQHLTWLRDAGAGVRTAPTLPMAMVIVDRRAVLTLSVPAVYVEQPDIVATLHALFEHVWQGATPLSAPCAVGGEGLSTRERALLRLLNEGYTDERAARSLGLSLRTTRRLMSSLMTKLQAQSRFQAGARAMQAGWLTTGGPASPAGRGQGLDVADGEHPAEQERHGSGGGRAGRHQ is encoded by the coding sequence GTGGACACCCTCGCCGCCCAGCTCAAGACCACCGCCGAGGACGTCCGCCGGATCCTCGAACGCCTCGTCGGGCTGTCGCTCGTCCGGGCCGAGCACCTGCCCTGCGGTCCGTTCCGGGCGGTCCGCCCCCAGTTCGGCCTGTCGGCGCTGCTCGCCAGGAGCCAGGCCGAGCTGCACGAACGCCAGCGGCAGATCGAGAGCACCCGCGAGGCCATCGCCGCCCTCGCGGACGAGTACCTCTCCGTGGTCCAGGCGGGCGGGGAGGTCGTCGAGCGGCTGGGGGACGCGGTCGCCGCGCGGGCCAGGCTCGAGGAGGTCAGAGGCCAGGCCCAGTCCGAGTGCCTGTCGCTGACCACGAGCCGGAGCGGGACGCCCGCGGCCGACCGCTCATGGGACCAGGCCGCCCTCGCGCGCGGCGTCGGCCTGCGCGGCGTCTACCAGGACAGCTTCTCCACCGACGCCGCCGCCAGACAGCACCTGACGTGGCTGCGTGACGCCGGCGCGGGCGTGCGCACGGCGCCCACCCTGCCGATGGCCATGGTCATCGTGGACCGCCGTGCGGTGCTGACCCTGTCGGTCCCCGCCGTGTACGTCGAGCAGCCCGACATCGTCGCCACGCTCCACGCGCTCTTCGAGCACGTGTGGCAGGGCGCCACCCCGCTGAGCGCCCCGTGCGCCGTCGGCGGGGAAGGGCTGTCCACGCGTGAGCGCGCGCTGCTCCGCCTGCTCAACGAGGGCTACACCGACGAGCGGGCGGCGCGCAGCCTCGGCCTGTCGCTCCGCACGACCCGCCGGCTGATGTCCTCCCTGATGACGAAGCTGCAGGCGCAGAGCAGGTTCCAGGCCGGAGCGCGGGCCATGCAGGCGGGCTGGCTCACCACCGGCGGGCCCGCCTCACCCGCGGGCCGCGGCCAGGGACTCGATGTCGCGGACGGCGAACACCCGGCTGAGCAGGAGAGGCACGGATCCGGCGGTGGCCGCGCAGGCCGCCACCAGTAG
- a CDS encoding AfsR/SARP family transcriptional regulator — MVARAWAFQILGAVAVTVDGEEVPLPSQQATVLATLVLNAGAVVPVDHLAHVLWGDAFPRHHRARIRTLVSKLRTACRAGPDELIVTRPPGYLLRVEPGRLDADRFADLAGRARAAAADDRREEAVALYGEALSLWSAPFAGIDHPFASARIARLEELHLAAVEGRAEELLALGRAAEAVADLSAVVVEHPLRERPHGQLMRALAATGRTPEAVELYHRLRLRLREELGVEPAAPLRDLYARLIAGERRVVPRHLPPVTGSLFGRRPDLARVSAAAAGPARTVAVVGPAGVGKTSLALWWAHEHAGDFPDGQLFLDLRGFQRAPATTDPLTRLLCALGHAPREVPEDPDARLSLYRSSLAGRRMLIVLDDAVDAAQVRPLLPGEPRCLALVTSRDRLSGLAARDGAERVALDVLVQDDCLALLAHSAGERRLATEPEAAARLVELCGRLPLALRIAGALLSDHPRQTIDGFVTRLREHGRLAGLRIEGDDGVAVRPALEQSYRALPPLARRMFRLVNLIPGTDITLEAAAALADVPRTEAEGLLGELTRVHLATENGAGRFACHDLLAELAGELNAAADPGEQEAAVTRLAHYYLHSIAAVARLAHSRPVDLLPEPPAGSPEVFGSREEAEAWMTAEWESVTTVVEHVARHGPPGLAWRLVDALRIILYRRRWMAQWLRLARLGLETARREQSLEGEAAMRLSLGLAHHCAGDYLLSIKELDRATVLCRRARWPSGEADALRAAGSALAVPGRLRAALGRTRRALDIYASIGDHDRAASSVNNLAYILRHLGRLSEAEEYLERARTMAAGIASAEPLVLTLAGLGLVRQEQGRLEEALDVLGRALELSHSAASRYGQVAVLDAIGAVHADAGRDEDALDVRRRMLDLAMSIGDHGYELLALIGLARAEVRLGRPVTFRLQAASREAEGIGHRQGCVEAALGLSELAVRGGRLDEATAHARSALDWAVRGYAPGIGKAGTALAVADLARGDFQQCASHCQRAVRVFARTGQRLDQARALELLGQARERSGDLRGARSARSRARGVLDGLGARQDAARIRTGCARPEQ; from the coding sequence ATGGTGGCACGCGCCTGGGCGTTCCAGATCTTGGGAGCGGTCGCGGTGACGGTCGACGGCGAGGAGGTCCCGCTCCCGTCGCAACAGGCCACGGTGCTGGCCACGCTCGTCCTGAACGCCGGCGCCGTGGTACCGGTCGACCACCTCGCGCACGTTCTCTGGGGCGACGCGTTCCCGCGTCACCACCGCGCCCGGATCCGCACGCTGGTCTCGAAGCTGCGCACGGCCTGCCGCGCCGGACCCGACGAGCTGATCGTCACCCGCCCTCCGGGCTACCTCCTGCGCGTCGAGCCCGGCCGGCTCGACGCCGACCGGTTCGCCGACCTCGCCGGACGGGCCCGCGCCGCCGCGGCGGACGACCGGCGCGAGGAGGCCGTCGCCCTGTACGGCGAGGCGTTGTCCCTATGGTCCGCCCCGTTCGCCGGCATCGATCACCCCTTCGCGAGTGCGAGGATCGCCCGTCTCGAAGAGCTGCACCTGGCGGCGGTCGAAGGCCGCGCGGAAGAACTGCTGGCGCTCGGGCGCGCGGCCGAGGCCGTCGCCGACCTGAGCGCGGTCGTGGTGGAGCATCCGCTGCGCGAGCGTCCGCACGGTCAGCTCATGCGCGCCCTGGCCGCCACCGGCCGCACCCCCGAAGCCGTGGAGCTCTACCACCGATTACGCCTGCGCCTCCGCGAGGAGCTCGGCGTGGAGCCGGCGGCGCCCCTGCGCGACCTGTACGCCCGGCTGATCGCCGGGGAGCGGCGGGTGGTCCCCCGGCACCTGCCGCCGGTCACCGGCAGCCTGTTCGGCAGGCGGCCCGATCTGGCCAGGGTGAGCGCCGCCGCCGCGGGGCCGGCCAGGACCGTGGCCGTCGTGGGACCGGCCGGCGTCGGCAAGACCAGCCTGGCCCTGTGGTGGGCGCACGAGCACGCTGGGGACTTCCCCGACGGCCAGCTCTTCCTCGACCTGCGCGGCTTCCAGCGCGCCCCTGCGACCACCGACCCGCTCACCCGGCTCCTCTGCGCGCTCGGGCACGCGCCGAGGGAGGTGCCGGAGGACCCCGACGCCCGCCTGTCGCTTTATCGGTCCTCCCTCGCCGGCCGCCGCATGCTCATCGTCCTGGACGATGCCGTGGACGCCGCGCAGGTCCGCCCGCTGCTGCCGGGCGAGCCCCGCTGCCTCGCCCTGGTGACCAGCCGCGACCGGCTCAGCGGGCTGGCGGCCCGTGACGGGGCCGAACGGGTCGCGCTCGACGTCCTCGTCCAGGACGACTGCCTCGCGCTGCTCGCCCACTCGGCCGGCGAGCGCAGGCTCGCGACCGAGCCCGAGGCGGCGGCCCGGCTCGTCGAACTGTGCGGCCGGCTGCCGCTCGCGCTGCGGATCGCGGGCGCCCTGCTGTCGGACCACCCGCGGCAGACGATCGACGGCTTCGTGACGCGGCTGCGCGAGCACGGGCGGCTGGCCGGGCTGCGCATCGAAGGGGACGACGGCGTGGCCGTACGTCCTGCGCTCGAACAGTCGTACCGTGCGCTGCCGCCTCTCGCGCGGCGGATGTTCCGCCTGGTCAACCTGATCCCCGGGACGGACATCACACTCGAGGCGGCGGCCGCGCTCGCGGACGTGCCGCGGACGGAGGCGGAGGGCCTGCTCGGCGAGCTCACCCGCGTGCACCTCGCGACCGAGAACGGCGCCGGGCGCTTCGCCTGCCATGACCTGCTCGCCGAGCTGGCCGGGGAGCTCAACGCCGCCGCCGACCCCGGCGAGCAGGAGGCGGCCGTCACCCGGCTGGCGCACTACTACCTGCACAGCATCGCCGCCGTCGCCAGGCTGGCGCACTCCCGCCCCGTCGACCTGCTCCCGGAGCCGCCTGCCGGGTCACCGGAGGTCTTCGGCTCGCGGGAGGAGGCGGAGGCATGGATGACGGCCGAGTGGGAGAGCGTCACGACCGTGGTGGAGCACGTCGCCCGGCACGGACCGCCGGGCCTGGCCTGGCGGCTGGTCGACGCGCTGCGCATCATCCTCTACCGGCGGCGCTGGATGGCGCAGTGGCTGCGTCTGGCCCGCCTCGGCCTGGAGACGGCCCGGCGAGAGCAGAGCCTGGAGGGCGAGGCCGCGATGCGCCTGTCGCTGGGGCTGGCCCACCACTGCGCGGGCGACTACCTGCTGTCGATCAAGGAGCTGGACCGGGCGACCGTCCTGTGCCGCCGCGCCCGCTGGCCGAGCGGGGAGGCCGACGCCCTCAGAGCCGCCGGCTCGGCGCTGGCCGTGCCCGGACGCCTCAGAGCGGCCCTGGGCAGGACCCGCCGGGCGCTGGACATCTACGCCTCGATCGGCGACCACGACCGGGCGGCCTCCAGCGTCAACAACCTGGCCTACATCCTGCGTCACCTCGGGCGCTTGTCGGAGGCCGAGGAGTACCTGGAGCGGGCGCGGACCATGGCGGCCGGGATCGCCTCCGCCGAGCCGCTCGTCCTGACGCTGGCCGGGCTCGGCCTGGTCAGGCAGGAGCAGGGCCGGCTGGAGGAGGCGCTGGACGTCCTCGGCCGGGCGCTGGAGCTGTCCCACTCGGCCGCGAGCCGGTACGGCCAGGTGGCGGTGCTGGACGCGATCGGCGCCGTGCACGCCGACGCGGGCCGGGACGAGGACGCGCTGGACGTCCGCAGGCGGATGCTCGATTTGGCCATGAGCATCGGCGATCACGGCTACGAGCTCCTCGCGCTCATCGGCCTGGCGCGTGCGGAGGTCCGGCTGGGCCGGCCGGTCACCTTCCGGCTGCAGGCCGCGAGCCGGGAGGCGGAGGGCATTGGGCACCGGCAGGGCTGTGTGGAGGCCGCGCTCGGGTTGTCGGAGCTGGCCGTGCGCGGGGGCCGGCTCGACGAGGCCACCGCGCACGCCAGGTCCGCGCTGGACTGGGCGGTACGGGGGTACGCGCCCGGCATCGGCAAGGCCGGGACCGCCTTGGCCGTGGCGGACCTCGCCCGGGGCGACTTCCAGCAGTGCGCGAGCCACTGCCAGCGGGCGGTGCGCGTCTTCGCCAGGACCGGGCAGCGCCTCGATCAGGCGAGGGCGCTGGAGCTCCTGGGGCAGGCGCGCGAGCGGAGCGGCGACCTGCGCGGCGCGCGGTCGGCCAGGTCGCGGGCGCGGGGCGTCCTGGACGGGCTCGGCGCCCGCCAGGATGCGGCCAGGATACGGACAGGATGCGCCCGGCCAGAACAATGA
- a CDS encoding AfsR/SARP family transcriptional regulator — MQVQLLGPVCLRGRTGPVRSVPGRARSLLAALAWQPAEFVPDEVLIERIWGEATPRDPRDALYTAAKRLRRTAAEVSRDPLVRRRGGYVLEAEPQRVDLYRFRALVGAAREADDDVRRSRLYAQALRLWTGPPLADLAGRWAGGAREALAFERLAARIATIETSLRLGRPAEVAPLLVGLMSENPLNERLAALLMLALYLSGRGPWRPGSPPPSRSS, encoded by the coding sequence ATGCAGGTGCAGTTGCTCGGCCCGGTCTGCCTGCGGGGCAGAACCGGTCCGGTCCGTTCCGTGCCGGGCCGCGCCAGGAGCCTTCTCGCCGCGCTGGCCTGGCAGCCGGCGGAGTTCGTGCCCGACGAGGTCCTGATCGAGCGCATCTGGGGGGAGGCGACGCCCCGCGACCCGCGTGACGCGCTCTACACCGCGGCCAAGCGGCTCCGCCGCACGGCCGCTGAGGTCTCCAGGGATCCGCTGGTCAGGCGGCGCGGCGGCTACGTCCTGGAGGCCGAGCCGCAGCGCGTCGACCTGTACCGCTTCCGCGCGCTGGTGGGCGCGGCGCGCGAGGCGGACGACGACGTCAGGCGTTCCCGGCTCTACGCGCAGGCCCTGCGCCTGTGGACGGGCCCGCCGCTGGCCGATCTGGCCGGCCGGTGGGCGGGCGGCGCGCGGGAGGCGCTGGCGTTCGAGCGGCTGGCGGCCCGGATCGCGACCATCGAGACCAGCCTCCGCCTCGGCCGCCCCGCCGAGGTGGCTCCGCTGCTGGTCGGCCTGATGAGCGAGAATCCGCTCAACGAACGCCTCGCGGCGCTGCTGATGCTCGCGCTCTACCTGAGCGGGCGCGGACCATGGCGGCCGGGATCGCCTCCGCCGAGCCGCTCGTCCTGA
- a CDS encoding tetratricopeptide repeat protein, producing the protein MAAGIASAEPLVLTLAGLGLVRQEQGRLEEALDVLGRALELSHSAASRYGQVAVLDAIGAVHADAGRDEDALDVRRRMLDLAMSIGDHGYELLALIGLARAEVRLGRPVTFRLQAASREAEGIGHRQGCVEAALGLSELAVRGGRLDEATAHARSALDWAVRGYAPGIGKAGTALAVADLARGDFQQCASHCQRAVRVFARTGQRLDQARALELLGQARERSGDLRGARSARSRARGVLDGLGARQDAARIRTGCARPEQ; encoded by the coding sequence ATGGCGGCCGGGATCGCCTCCGCCGAGCCGCTCGTCCTGACGCTGGCCGGGCTCGGCCTGGTCAGGCAGGAGCAGGGCCGGCTGGAGGAGGCGCTGGACGTCCTCGGCCGGGCGCTGGAGCTGTCCCACTCGGCCGCGAGCCGGTACGGCCAGGTGGCGGTGCTGGACGCGATCGGCGCCGTGCACGCCGACGCGGGCCGGGACGAGGACGCGCTGGACGTCCGCAGGCGGATGCTCGATTTGGCCATGAGCATCGGCGATCACGGCTACGAGCTCCTCGCGCTCATCGGCCTGGCGCGTGCGGAGGTCCGGCTGGGCCGGCCGGTCACCTTCCGGCTGCAGGCCGCGAGCCGGGAGGCGGAGGGCATTGGGCACCGGCAGGGCTGTGTGGAGGCCGCGCTCGGGTTGTCGGAGCTGGCCGTGCGCGGGGGCCGGCTCGACGAGGCCACCGCGCACGCCAGGTCCGCGCTGGACTGGGCGGTACGGGGGTACGCGCCCGGCATCGGCAAGGCCGGGACCGCCTTGGCCGTGGCGGACCTCGCCCGGGGCGACTTCCAGCAGTGCGCGAGCCACTGCCAGCGGGCGGTGCGCGTCTTCGCCAGGACCGGGCAGCGCCTCGATCAGGCGAGGGCGCTGGAGCTCCTGGGGCAGGCGCGCGAGCGGAGCGGCGACCTGCGCGGCGCGCGGTCGGCCAGGTCGCGGGCGCGGGGCGTCCTGGACGGGCTCGGCGCCCGCCAGGATGCGGCCAGGATACGGACAGGATGCGCCCGGCCAGAACAATGA